From the Lolium rigidum isolate FL_2022 chromosome 2, APGP_CSIRO_Lrig_0.1, whole genome shotgun sequence genome, one window contains:
- the LOC124687168 gene encoding potassium transporter 19-like, whose translation MSVEIEGPADPETLVRRDSFYGDAEKVSVDKHHGSGASWRQTLQLAFQSIGVVYGDVGTSPLYVYSSTFPHGIKHRDDLLGVLSLILYTFILLAMLKYVFIVLYANDNGDGGTFALYSLISRYAKIRMIPNQQAEDASVSNYSIQEPNSQMRRAQWVKQKLESSNAAKIALFTITILGTAMVMGDGTLTPAISVLSAVSGIREKSPNLTQSQVVWISVAILFLLFSVQRLGTDKVGYSFAPIISVWFLLIAGTGVYNLATHDITVLRALNPMYIVEYFARNGKEAWVSLGGVILCITGAEAMFADLGHFNIRAIQLSFNFILFPSVALCYMGQASYLRKFPENVGDTFYKSIPAPMFWPTFIVAIFAAIIASQAMLSGAFAILSKALSLGCFPRVEVVHTSNKHAGQVYIPEVNFLIGAASIVVTLAFQTTTNIGNAYGICVVTVFSITTHLMTVVMLLIWKNHMIYIVAFYVVFGLAEFLYLSSILSKFAEGGYLPFCFSLVLMALMATWHYVHVHRYWYELDHVVPAAELTALLGRHDVRRVPGMGLLYSELVQGIPPVFPRLVDKIPSVHAVFVFMSIKNLPIPRVAPPERFIFRRVGPAKHRMFRCVARYGYTDQIEGTKEFSAFLLDRLKMFIEEEAAFDFDDHVRRGVQMAAAEEEKRFINAEAEHGVVYLMGEADVAAAAGSSVMKKIVVNCVYNFLRKNLSDSHKALSIPKDQLLKVGITYEI comes from the exons ATGTCTGTAGAAATCGAGGGCCCAGCCGACCCGGAGACGCTAGTTCGCCGGGACTCGTTCTACGGCGACGCCGAGAAGGTCTCCGTCGATAAGCACCACGGCTCCGGG GCAAGCTGGAGGCAGACGCTGCAGCTGGCGTTCCAGAGCATCGGCGTGGTGTACGGCGACGTCGGGACGTCGCCGCTGTACGTGTACTCGAGCACGTTCCCGCACGGCATCAAGCACCGGGATGACCTCCTCGGCGTCCTCTCCCTCATCCTCTACACCTTCATCCTCCTGGCCATGCTCAAGTACGTCTTCATCGTGCTTTACGCTAACGACAATGGCGACG GAGGAACCTTTGCGCTCTACTCGCTGATCTCGCGATACGCGAAGATACGGATGATACCGAACCAGCAGGCCGAGGACGCGTCGGTGTCCAACTACAGCATCCAGGAGCCCAACTCGCAGATGCGGAGGGCGCAGTGGGTGAAGCAGAAGCTGGAGTCCAGCAACGCGGCCAAGATCGCGCTCTTCACCATCACCATCCTCGGCACCGCCATGGTCATGGGCGACGGGACCCTCACACCGGCAATCTCTG TGCTATCTGCGGTTAGCGGGATCAGGGAGAAATCGCCCAACTTGACACAAT CGCAAGTTGTATGGATCTCGGTGGCCATCCTATTCCTGCTCTTCTCGGTGCAACGCCTTGGGACGGACAAGGTCGGCTACTCTTTTGCGCCCATCATCTCGGTGTGGTTCCTCCTCATCGCCGGCACCGGGGTGTACAACCTCGCCACGCACGACATCACCGTTCTCAGGGCCCTCAATCCTATGTACATAGTGGAATACTTCGCGAGGAATGGCAAGGAGGCGTGGGTCTCACTCGGGGGCGTTATCCTCTGCATCACAG GTGCGGAGGCCATGTTTGCTGACCTTGGTCATTTCAACATCAGGGCCATCCAG CTGAGCTTCAACTTCATACTATTCCCCTCAGTCGCTCTATGCTACATGGGCCAGGCATCCTACCTGCGGAAATTCCCCGAAAACGTCGGCGACACCTTCTACAAATCAATCCCAG CTCCGATGTTCTGGCCGACGTTCATCGTGGCCATCTTCGCGGCCATCATCGCCAGCCAGGCCATGCTGTCCGGTGCGTTCGCCATCCTTTCCAAGGCCCTCTCCCTGGGCTGCTTCCCGAGGGTGGAGGTGGTGCACACATCCAACAAGCACGCGGGGCAGGTGTACATCCCGGAGGTGAATTTCCTCATCGGCGCCGCCAGCATCGTCGTCACCCTCGCATTCCAGACCACCACCAACATCGGCAACGCCTACGGCATCTGCGTCGTCACCGTCTTCTCCATCACCACGCACCTCATGACGGTGGTGATGCTTCTCATCTGGAAGAATCACATGATCTACATCGTGGCCTTCTACGTCGTCTTCGGCCTCGCCGAGTTCCTCTACCTGTCGTCCATCCTCTCCAAGTTCGCCGAGGGAGGGTACCTTCCCTTCTGCTTCTCGCTAGTGCTCATGGCGCTCATGGCCACCTGGCACTACGTCCACGTCCATCGCTACTGGTACGAGCTTGACCACGTCGTGCCGGCAGCGGAACTCACGGCGCTCCTGGGCCGCCACGACGTGCGGCGGGTGCCTGGCATGGGTCTGCTCTACTCGGAGCTCGTCCAGGGCATCCCCCCGGTGTTCCCGCGCCTCGTCGACAAGATCCCCTCCGTGCATGCCGTCTTCGTCTTCATGTCCATCAAGAACCTCCCCATCCCGCGGGTGGCGCCGCCGGAGCGCTTCATATTCCGCCGGGTCGGCCCCGCGAAGCACCGCATGTTCCGCTGCGTGGCCCGCTACGGTTACACAGACCAGATCGAGGGCACCAAGGAGTTCTCCGCATTCCTCCTCGACCGCCTCAAGATGTTCATAGAAGAGGAGGCCGCCTTCGACTTCGACGACCACGTTCGACGGGGAGTGCAGATGGCAGccgcggaggaggagaagcgatTCATCAACGCGGAGGCGGAGCACGGGGTGGTGTACCTGATGGGGGAGGCGGatgtggcagcggcggcgggttcctcggtcatgaagaagaTCGTGGTCAACTGCGTGTACAACTTCCTGAGGAAGAACCTCAGCGATAGCCACAAGGCGCTCTCCATTCCAAAGGACCAGCTGCTTAAGGTCGGGATCACATATGAGATATAG